TCAAGTCTAAGGCCTCCGATATCCATGTGGAGCCCTTTGAAAAAGATTTAGTGGTTCGTTTTCGTATTGATGGAGTTCTCTACGACATCATGCATCCGCCCAAAAAAGTGCAAAATTCGGTGATTAGCCGTATTAAAATCATGGCAAATTTGAACATTGCCGAAAAACGTATTCCTCAAGATGGTCGTATTCGCATTAAAATTGCTGGAAAAGATATCGATATTCGCGTGTCTACATTGCCCGCCAGTTTCGGTGAATCGGTGGTTATGCGGTTACTCGACAAAAGCAAAGTGGTTATCTCCCTGGGAGCGATTGGTATTGATGGAAAAAATTTGGTGACTATTGAAAATCTCATTCAAAAAAGTCATGGAATTATTTTGGTCACTGGTCCTACCGGTTCTGGTAAAACCACAACTTTGTACGCGATGCTGTCTCAAATCAATACGGTCGATTTGAAGATCATCACCGTTGAAGATCCTGTAGAATATCAGTTGTCGGGGATCAATCAAATTCAGGTGAATCATAAAATTGATCTTACCTTTTCTTCGGCCTTGCGTTCCATCTTGCGTCAGGATCCGGATGTCGTGATGATCGGTGAAATTCGAGATAAAGAGACGGCTGAGATTGCGATTCAGGCTTCATTGACAGGTCACTTGGTGATTTCAACCTTGCATACCAACGACTCGGCTTCCTCCATCACCCGTTTGATAGACATGGGGATAGAACCCTTCCTGGTGGCTTCTTCTGTGCTCGCGATTATTGCACAAAGGTTGGTGAGGACCGTTTGTAAAGATTGTGCCCTGCGCTATACCCCTTCCCCTGAAGAATTGCAGATGATTGGATTAAAACCGGGAGACTTGGCCGACAAGGTGCTTTACAGGGCGAAAGGTTGTCCCGCCTGTATGGATACGGGTTACGCAGGACGAACCGGAGTTCACGAGATTTTGGTGATGGACGAAGAAATCAGGGCCTTGGTTATGAAAAATACCGAAGCAGGCGTGGTAAAAAAACGGGCGATGGAAAAAGGCCTGGTGAGTTTGCGTGAGGATGGAGTTCGCAAGATACTTCTGGGAGAAACAACTATTGAGGAAATTTTGCGTGTAACTCAAGAGGATCAGATGAGGGAGTGAAGTTATTATCCCTCCCCTTAAGCTAAGGGGAGGTTAGGAGGGGTTATGTCCAATTGGATCCAATTGCCATAACTTCCCGAAAACACTCTCGCGTTTTCCCCTCTTAGCTTAAGAGGGGGTGGAAGGTAAAATGCCTATCTATAGCTACAAAGGAATAGACTCCACAGGAAAAAAAGTTTCCGGTACGCTGGATGCCGAAAGCATTAAGGCTGCGCGTGCACGCTTGCGCAAAATTAATGTTTTTCCTACCGAAGTGGGAGAGGGGAAGGCTGCAAAATCGGGCACTAAAGGGTTTCAGTTTTTTCAAAAGGTGAAAGTTCAGGAAATCGCCGAAATGACGCGGCAGCTCTCTACCTTGATTGGCGCGAATATTCCTCTGGTCGATTCCCTCAATGCCTTAGTCGATCAAATTGAAAATCCAAAATTGAAGCAGGCCCTTTCCGATATTCGAGATAAAGTGGTGGAAGGCTCGAGGTTAGCCGATGCCATGAAGGCTTATCCTTATATCTTTTCGGATTTATACCTAAACATGATTACCGCCGGGGAAGCCTCAGGGGCCCTCGATACCGTGCTGAGTCGTTTGGCGGACTTTACCGAAAGTCAGGCCAAGTTGCGCAGTAAGGTAAATGGTGCCTTGACCTATCCTGTCGTGATGGGGGCTGTAGGTGGCTTGCTCATGTGCTTTTTATTGGTGGGGGTGGTTCCCAAGATCACAAAAATTTTTATAGATGCAAAAATGAAACTTCCTCTCCCCACCCAGATTGTCGTGTCTCTCAGCGGCTTTATTTCAAGTTATTGGTTTGTCTTTTTGTTGGCAATTCCTCTTTTGCTGTATGCATTCAATCGCTTTAAAAATTCAACTAAAGGAAGATTCATGCTCGATCGTTTTTCCCTCAGAGCCCCCATTTTTGGAGACATGCTGCGCAAGTTGGCTATCTCGCGTTTCTGCCGAACTCTTTCTACCATGATGTTATCTGGTGTGCAGTTGCTGGCTGCGTTAGATATCGTGAAAAATGTGG
The nucleotide sequence above comes from Deltaproteobacteria bacterium. Encoded proteins:
- the gspE gene encoding type II secretion system ATPase GspE, giving the protein MEDKSLGNILIEHTSLTEGQLQEGLLVQKEKNIKLGEALVQLRYLRSEDILKAISIQLGIPYATKLQSDQIPFELVSKVPINFSKKNELVPLRKVGHEIEVAIADPINICALDDLRMLLGTPIRPIIASAVQITEIINEVYNRTSERQNSVMEDLTEENLDTLAQELEEPQDLLDASDEAPIIKLVNSLLFRAVKSKASDIHVEPFEKDLVVRFRIDGVLYDIMHPPKKVQNSVISRIKIMANLNIAEKRIPQDGRIRIKIAGKDIDIRVSTLPASFGESVVMRLLDKSKVVISLGAIGIDGKNLVTIENLIQKSHGIILVTGPTGSGKTTTLYAMLSQINTVDLKIITVEDPVEYQLSGINQIQVNHKIDLTFSSALRSILRQDPDVVMIGEIRDKETAEIAIQASLTGHLVISTLHTNDSASSITRLIDMGIEPFLVASSVLAIIAQRLVRTVCKDCALRYTPSPEELQMIGLKPGDLADKVLYRAKGCPACMDTGYAGRTGVHEILVMDEEIRALVMKNTEAGVVKKRAMEKGLVSLREDGVRKILLGETTIEEILRVTQEDQMRE
- the gspF gene encoding type II secretion system inner membrane protein GspF, with amino-acid sequence MPIYSYKGIDSTGKKVSGTLDAESIKAARARLRKINVFPTEVGEGKAAKSGTKGFQFFQKVKVQEIAEMTRQLSTLIGANIPLVDSLNALVDQIENPKLKQALSDIRDKVVEGSRLADAMKAYPYIFSDLYLNMITAGEASGALDTVLSRLADFTESQAKLRSKVNGALTYPVVMGAVGGLLMCFLLVGVVPKITKIFIDAKMKLPLPTQIVVSLSGFISSYWFVFLLAIPLLLYAFNRFKNSTKGRFMLDRFSLRAPIFGDMLRKLAISRFCRTLSTMMLSGVQLLAALDIVKNVVGNVVLSQVIEETRTSVKEGESIAEPLRRSGQFPPIVTQMIAIGEKTGELENMLEKVANNYEQQVDTKVSTLTTLLEPIMIVVMGVVVAFIVLSILFPMLKMGQVVKHG